In one Zobellia galactanivorans genomic region, the following are encoded:
- a CDS encoding aspartate aminotransferase family protein encodes MNLFDVYPLYDVTPVSAQGIVVTDDKGTEYLDFYGGHAVISIGHSHPHYVKRITEQLNKIGFYSNSVKNPLQEELATKLGQLSNCENYNLFLCNSGAEANENALKLASFHTGKSRVIAFTNGFHGRTSAAVAATDNPKINAPINLQQKVTFLPFNDLQAFQVEIEKGDVCAVIIETIQGVGGLDEPSTEFYQEVASLCKANKTVLIADEVQCGFGRSGKFFAFQHHDIQPDIISVAKGMGNGFPVGGILIHEDIKASHGMLGTTFGGNHLACAATLAVLEVLEDEKLIENAAHLEGYFKALAADIPQIKRVKGKGLMLGLEFDFEVAGLRKNLIHNQKLFTGGAKDKHVLRVLPALNITKAHLDTFFTALKAEL; translated from the coding sequence ATGAATTTATTCGATGTTTACCCATTATACGATGTAACCCCAGTCTCGGCACAGGGAATAGTAGTAACCGATGACAAGGGAACGGAATACTTAGATTTTTACGGAGGTCACGCCGTAATCTCTATTGGCCACTCCCACCCGCATTACGTAAAGCGCATCACCGAGCAGTTGAACAAAATAGGGTTTTACAGCAATTCAGTAAAAAATCCCTTGCAGGAGGAATTGGCCACAAAACTCGGACAGCTTTCCAATTGTGAAAATTACAATCTGTTTTTGTGCAATTCAGGGGCCGAGGCCAATGAAAACGCCTTAAAACTGGCTTCTTTCCACACCGGAAAATCTAGGGTCATTGCCTTCACCAATGGGTTTCACGGGCGTACTTCCGCGGCTGTTGCCGCTACGGACAATCCCAAGATAAACGCACCGATCAATTTACAACAGAAGGTTACCTTTCTCCCCTTTAACGACTTACAGGCCTTTCAGGTGGAAATTGAAAAAGGCGATGTTTGCGCCGTTATCATAGAGACCATACAAGGGGTTGGCGGATTGGACGAACCTAGCACCGAGTTTTACCAAGAAGTGGCATCGCTTTGCAAGGCCAATAAAACGGTACTGATCGCAGACGAGGTACAATGTGGTTTCGGCCGAAGCGGTAAATTCTTTGCTTTTCAACACCACGACATTCAACCCGATATTATTTCGGTTGCCAAAGGTATGGGGAACGGCTTCCCCGTAGGCGGCATTTTGATCCACGAAGACATTAAGGCTTCCCACGGAATGCTAGGCACCACTTTTGGGGGGAACCATTTGGCCTGTGCGGCCACATTGGCCGTTTTGGAAGTCTTGGAAGACGAAAAGCTCATTGAAAATGCCGCCCATCTGGAAGGCTACTTCAAGGCCCTGGCCGCAGATATCCCACAAATCAAAAGAGTAAAGGGAAAAGGCCTTATGCTAGGCCTTGAATTCGATTTTGAGGTGGCCGGCCTAAGAAAAAACTTGATCCACAACCAAAAACTATTCACCGGGGGCGCAAAAGACAAACATGTGTTGCGCGTACTTCCCGCCTTAAATATTACCAAAGCCCATTTAGACACTTTTTTCACCGCCTTAAAAGCAGAATTGTAA
- a CDS encoding glutamate-5-semialdehyde dehydrogenase — MSLLLDIKQRNAVLSDMAQLLEQERTAILAANKIDLDSYSGDDLAMRDRLKVDQEKIDGMILSLQQLAAQEDPLGVERFSFTHDNGMHVSNKTAPFGTILIIYESRPDVTIEAAGIAFKSGNKILLKGGKESLNSNLFLVDLWHKALEANGAETDWVTYLQFNRTETQAFLEKPNQKIDLIVPRGGERLIAFVKAHATCPVIVSGRGNNFVYIDHEADLEMAIDIIINAKTTKISACNALDKVLVSSDLPRKQQFLQHLIQELQKSKVEILADEAISGMEGTKTIDDEQIWYEEFLDYKIAIGQSSDIEDAISKINTYGGGHSAAIITANDETAEYFMNNVDTAAVYHNASTRFTDGGQFGLGGELAISTDKLHQRGPIGLQHLVTNKWYVKGDGQTRR, encoded by the coding sequence ATGAGTTTATTATTGGACATAAAACAACGCAATGCCGTACTTTCCGACATGGCCCAATTGCTCGAACAAGAACGGACCGCTATCTTGGCGGCCAATAAAATAGATTTGGACAGCTATTCGGGCGATGACCTTGCCATGAGGGACCGCCTTAAGGTCGACCAAGAAAAAATAGACGGCATGATCTTGAGCCTGCAGCAACTTGCGGCACAAGAAGATCCCTTGGGTGTCGAACGCTTTAGTTTCACCCACGATAACGGTATGCACGTAAGCAATAAAACGGCTCCTTTCGGAACCATTCTTATTATTTACGAATCTAGGCCCGATGTTACCATCGAAGCGGCCGGAATCGCTTTTAAATCGGGCAACAAAATCCTATTAAAGGGAGGAAAGGAATCGTTGAACAGCAATTTATTCCTTGTCGATTTATGGCATAAGGCCCTAGAGGCCAACGGAGCCGAAACGGACTGGGTGACTTATTTGCAGTTCAACAGAACCGAAACGCAGGCTTTTCTCGAAAAGCCCAACCAAAAAATAGACCTTATCGTACCTCGGGGAGGCGAAAGGCTGATCGCCTTCGTAAAAGCGCACGCTACCTGCCCCGTTATCGTAAGTGGACGCGGAAACAACTTCGTTTACATCGATCATGAGGCCGACCTAGAGATGGCCATAGACATCATCATCAACGCGAAGACAACCAAAATATCGGCCTGCAATGCCTTGGACAAAGTACTTGTTTCTTCCGACTTGCCCCGAAAACAGCAATTCCTCCAACACTTGATCCAAGAGTTGCAAAAGAGCAAGGTCGAAATTCTGGCCGACGAGGCCATTTCAGGTATGGAAGGCACAAAGACCATAGACGACGAACAGATCTGGTACGAGGAATTTTTAGATTATAAGATCGCCATCGGACAAAGCTCCGATATCGAAGATGCCATATCTAAAATAAACACTTATGGTGGCGGGCACTCCGCAGCGATCATCACGGCCAACGACGAAACGGCCGAATACTTCATGAACAATGTTGATACGGCCGCCGTATACCATAACGCTTCCACCCGTTTTACCGACGGGGGCCAATTTGGCCTAGGTGGCGAACTGGCCATCAGCACCGATAAATTGCACCAGCGAGGCCCAATCGGACTTCAGCATTTGGTCACCAATAAATGGTATGTAAAAGGAGACGGCCAGACCCGAAGGTAG
- the proB gene encoding glutamate 5-kinase — protein sequence MKKRILLKIGSNTLTKETDQISRGKIEDIGRQIASLKDDYEFIIVSSGAIAAAKQFVKLEHNGEDINVKQALAAIGQPHLMRMFQESFRELGLFAAQCLLSYSDFENPKSKANIKNTIDILASNNFIPIINENDTVAADEIQFGDNDKLAALTAALLKADLLLIATNTNGIYTKTSIENGQPETIFEVLGIDSLQQEISSHKSSHGTGGMQSKVEAATIAQKAGIETWIVNGLNDNFISDALGGSGKHTKIKTKDGHFLEGH from the coding sequence ATGAAAAAACGGATCTTATTAAAAATAGGCTCGAACACCCTAACCAAGGAAACCGATCAGATTTCTAGGGGAAAGATAGAGGATATAGGGAGGCAGATCGCTTCGCTCAAAGACGACTATGAATTTATCATCGTAAGTTCGGGGGCCATTGCCGCCGCCAAACAGTTCGTAAAGTTGGAGCACAACGGAGAGGACATTAACGTAAAACAAGCCTTGGCGGCCATTGGCCAGCCCCACCTGATGCGTATGTTTCAGGAAAGTTTTAGGGAACTCGGCCTATTTGCGGCCCAATGCCTTTTATCGTACTCCGATTTTGAGAATCCGAAATCAAAGGCAAACATCAAGAACACCATTGATATTTTGGCCAGCAACAATTTTATTCCGATCATTAACGAAAACGATACGGTAGCCGCCGATGAGATCCAATTTGGCGATAACGACAAACTGGCCGCATTGACCGCGGCATTGCTCAAGGCCGACCTTTTGTTGATCGCGACCAATACCAACGGTATCTATACCAAAACCTCAATTGAAAACGGGCAACCCGAAACGATTTTTGAAGTTTTGGGCATCGATAGCCTGCAACAAGAGATCAGCTCGCATAAGTCGTCACACGGTACGGGCGGCATGCAATCTAAAGTAGAGGCCGCAACCATTGCCCAAAAGGCCGGCATTGAAACCTGGATCGTCAACGGCCTTAACGACAATTTTATAAGCGATGCCCTTGGGGGATCGGGAAAGCATACGAAGATCAAAACCAAGGACGGCCACTTTTTAGAAGGCCACTGA